One Cydia pomonella isolate Wapato2018A chromosome 14, ilCydPomo1, whole genome shotgun sequence DNA segment encodes these proteins:
- the LOC133524836 gene encoding carboxypeptidase B-like: MRLLAVVLLFALAFAKHEKYEGWKSYYVGPASAEQLKALAPILDQYSVDVLSHPIVQREGVVLVAPKHQAGFTKALEDLAIDYKVHAENVKAALDYDDTLIAAKKARDLMRNGGKSLPYDNYQSLETIDAYVIDIAARFPDTVTLVSPANSFEGRPIYYLKISTTNFQDERKPVIFIDGGIHAREWISPPSVTWMIHKLTEDVTEPDLLENFDWIILPVVNPDGYVFTHTSERFWRKTRSTDTNALSGLCPGVDGNRNYDFFWNTVGTSNSPCADTYAGNRAFSEIETRVVRDLLHEYLHRMALYLTMHSYGSMILYGWGHDGSLSPNAFALHTVGVNMATAIDARKLPNFPNYIVGNAVLVLWYGTSGASEDYAHLIGVPLSYTYELPGLQGGFQGFHLDPIYIEQVCRETWEGIVVGARRAGELFR; this comes from the exons ATGAGGTTGCTAGCCGTGGTCCTCTTGTTTGCTTTGGCTTTTGCCAAGCACGAGAAATATGAGGG GTGGAAGTCCTACTACGTGGGACCAGCATCCGCTGAACAGCTGAAGGCTCTCGCACCGATCCTCGACCAGTACTCCGTTGATGTCCTGAGTCACCCCATCGTTCAACGTGAGGGCGTTGTTCTAGTCGCGCCGAAACATCAAGCCGGATTCACCAAGGCTTTAGAAGATTTGGCTATCGACTACAAAGTGCATGCTGAGAATGTAAAAGC tGCCTTGGACTACGACGACACACTGATTGCGGCGAAGAAGGCACGCGACTTGATGAGGAATGGCGGTAAAAGCCTCCCTTATGACAACTATCAGAGTCTAGAAACG ATCGACGCTTACGTCATCGATATTGCCGCTCGTTTTCCTGACACCGTCACTTTGGTCAGTCCCGCAAATTCTTTCGAAGGTCGCCCCATCTACTATCTGAAGATTTCCACCACCAACTTCCAAGATGAGAGAAAACCCGTGATCTTTATTGATGGCGGTATCCACGCCAGGGAGTGGATCTCCCCACCTTCGGTTACTTGGATGATTCATAAGTTGACTGAAGACGTGACTGAGCCGGACCTTCTGGAGAACTTTGATTGGATCATCCTGCCTGTTGTTAATCCTGATGGATATGTATTCACACACACATCG GAACGATTCTGGCGCAAAACACGCTCAACTGACACCAATGCTTTGAGCGGCTTATGTCCTGGAGTAGATGGCAACCGCAACTATGACTTCTTCTGGAACACTGTTGGCACCAGCAACTCACCTTGCGCAGACACGTACGCCGGGAACCGAGCCTTCTCTGAGATCGAGACTAGAGTAGTGAGGGATCTACTTCACGAATACCTTCATCGCATGGCTTTGTACTTGACAATGCACAGTTACGGTAGCATGATCCTCTACGGATGGGGCCATGACGGTTCTCTATCTCCTAATGCTTTCGCTCTACATACTGTTGGTGTGAATATGGCTACCGCTATTGATGCCCGGAAACTACCTAACTTCCCTAACTATATCGTCGGCAACGCTGTCTTGGTGCTCTGGTATGGCACGTCTGGTGCCTCTGAGGACTATGCGCATCTGATCGGAGTCCCGTTGTCTTATACTTATGAGTTACCTGGTCTCCAGGGTGGTTTCCAAGGATTCCATCTGGATCCTATCTACATCGAGCAGGTCTGCCGCGAGACGTGGGAGGGTATTGTTGTGGGAGCCAGAAGGGCAGGAGAGTTGTTTAGAtga
- the LOC133524835 gene encoding carboxypeptidase B-like: MRLLVVVLLFALAYAKHEKYEGWKSYYVGPASAEQLKALGPILDQYSVDVLSHPIVQREGVVLVAPKHQADFTKALEDLAIDYKVHAENVKAALDYDDTLIAAKKARDFMRNGGKNLPYDNYQTLETIDAYLIDIAARFPDTVTLVSPANSFEGRPIYYLKISTTNFQDERKPVIFIDGGIHAREWISPPSVTWMIHKLTEDVTEPDLLENFDWIILPVVNPDGYAFTFSSDRFWRKTRSTDSHALSSLCPGVDGNRNYDFFWNTVGTSPLPCADTYGGSRAFSEIETRVVRDLLHEYLHRMALYLTMHSYGSMILYGWGHDGSLSPNAFALHTVGVNMATAIDARKLSNFPNYIVGNAVLVLWYGASGASEDYAHLIGVPLSYTYELPGLQGGFEGFHLNPIYIEQVCRETWEGIVVGARRAGELFR; encoded by the exons ATGAGGTTACTAGTCGTGGTTCTGTTGTTCGCTTTGGCTTATGCCAAGCACGAGAAATACGAGGG ATGGAAATCCTACTATGTGGGACCAGCGTCCGCTGAACAGCTGAAAGCACTCGGACCGATCCTCGACCAGTACTCCGTCGATGTCCTGAGTCACCCTATAGTTCAACGCGAGGGCGTTGTTCTGGTGGCTCCAAAACACCAGGCCGATTTCACCAAGGCTTTAGAAGACTTGGCTATCGACTACAAGGTGCATGCTGAGAATGTTAAAGC tGCCTTGGACTATGACGATACACTGATTGCGGCTAAAAAGGCACGCGACTTTATGAGGAATGGCGGAAAAAACCTCCCTTATGACAACTATCAGACTCTAGAAACG atcgACGCTTACCTCATCGACATTGCAGCTCGTTTCCCTGACACTGTCACTTTGGTCAGCCCCGCAAATTCCTTCGAAGGCCGCCCCATCTACTACCTGAAGATTTCCACCACCAACTTCCAAGATGAGAGGAAACCCGTGATCTTCATTGATGGCGGCATCCACGCCAGGGAGTGGATATCCCCACCTTCGGTTACCTGGATGATTCATAAGTTGACTGAAGACGTGACTGAGCCTGACCTTCTGGAGAACTTTGATTGGATCATCCTGCCTGTCGTCAATCCTGATGGATATGCCTTCACCTTCTCATCG GATCGTTTCTGGCGCAAAACCCGCTCAACTGACAGCCACGCCTTAAGCAGCTTATGTCCTGGAGTAGACGGCAACCGTAACTATGACTTCTTCTGGAACACTGTTGGCACTAGCCCCTTACCTTGCGCAGACACATACGGTGGGAGCCGAGCCTTCTCCGAGATCGAAACCAGAGTAGTGAGGGATCTACTTCACGAATACCTTCATCGCATGGCTTTGTACTTGACAATGCACAGTTACGGTAGCATGATCCTCTACGGATGGGGTCATGACGGATCTCTGTCTCCTAATGCTTTCGCTCTCCATACTGTTGGTGTCAATATGGCTACTGCTATCGATGCCCGGAAACTGTCTAACTTCCCGAACTATATTGTCGGCAATGCTGTCTTGGTGCTCTGGTATGGCGCGTCCGGCGCATCTGAAGACTATGCACATCTTATCGGAGTTCCGTTGTCTTACACTTATGAATTGCCTGGTCTCCAGGGTGGTTTCGAAGGATTCCACTTGAATCCTATTTACATCGAGCAGGTCTGCCGCGAGACGTGGGAGGGCATCGTCGTGGGAGCAAGAAGAGCAGGAGAGTTATTTAGATGA